The Lujinxingia litoralis genome has a window encoding:
- a CDS encoding serine hydrolase domain-containing protein codes for MTRAFPPAPEHLDQALRTAVAPSLSAIGRTHACSAAQAAVGHHDCVLFRRALGCTSFEPEGRPVELDTPFDIASVTKALVGATLAMQAIDQGLADWHTPLGELYAPWRDHPDPRAAQATLLHLLNHTTGLPAWHKYYLEYPLAPSPERARDTRHAVLTRICRTPLTDVPGHTYAYSDLGYILLAAVLETIFEAPLARLARQRIFAPLALTHTDYVDRTAGDAPITEAVATERCELRGGLVLGSVHDENTDILGGVSCHAGVFSTADDLLRFGQHLLAIDQGQAPEHALVSRPTLHAAWSPDAAMAGGHHRGGWDTPSGERSSAGRGFAPEHTVGHLGFTGTSIWIERHRGIVSVLLTNRVYPTRDNALIKEARIAFQEAVIAPAIA; via the coding sequence GTGACCCGCGCGTTCCCCCCCGCCCCCGAGCACCTCGACCAGGCGCTGCGCACTGCCGTAGCCCCCTCCCTGAGCGCCATTGGTCGCACCCATGCCTGTAGCGCCGCCCAGGCCGCGGTCGGACACCACGACTGCGTGCTCTTTCGCCGGGCGCTGGGCTGCACCTCCTTTGAGCCCGAGGGCCGCCCGGTCGAACTGGACACCCCCTTTGACATCGCCAGCGTCACCAAAGCACTCGTAGGCGCCACCCTCGCCATGCAGGCCATCGACCAGGGCCTGGCCGACTGGCACACCCCTCTGGGCGAACTCTACGCTCCCTGGCGTGACCACCCCGACCCACGCGCCGCTCAGGCCACGTTGCTGCACCTGCTCAACCACACCACCGGCCTGCCTGCCTGGCATAAATACTACCTGGAGTACCCGCTGGCCCCCTCCCCGGAGCGCGCCCGAGACACCCGCCACGCGGTGCTCACCCGCATCTGTCGCACGCCCCTGACCGATGTCCCCGGCCACACCTACGCCTACTCCGACCTGGGTTACATTCTGCTGGCCGCCGTGCTGGAAACGATCTTCGAGGCGCCCCTGGCTCGCCTGGCCCGCCAGCGCATCTTTGCCCCGCTGGCGCTCACGCACACCGACTACGTCGACCGAACCGCCGGAGATGCCCCCATCACCGAGGCTGTCGCCACCGAACGTTGCGAGCTCCGCGGCGGCCTGGTCCTCGGCAGCGTTCACGACGAGAACACCGACATCCTCGGCGGCGTCTCCTGCCACGCCGGCGTCTTCTCCACCGCCGACGATCTGCTGCGCTTTGGCCAACATCTACTCGCCATCGACCAGGGCCAAGCCCCCGAGCACGCACTGGTCAGCCGCCCCACCCTGCACGCAGCCTGGTCCCCAGACGCCGCCATGGCCGGCGGCCACCACCGCGGCGGCTGGGACACCCCCAGCGGCGAGCGCTCCAGCGCCGGACGCGGTTTCGCCCCCGAACACACCGTGGGCCACCTGGGGTTTACCGGCACCTCGATCTGGATCGAGCGTCACCGCGGGATCGTCAGCGTGCTGCTGACCAATCGGGTCTACCCCACCCGCGACAACGCCCTTATTAAAGAGGCCCGCATCGCCTTTCAGGAGGCAGTCATCGCGCCGGCCATCGCCTGA
- a CDS encoding S66 peptidase family protein, which produces MTSTSHDSLPLIHPAPLQRGDQVHVVSPAGPVIPELLEEGIATLQAWGLDVVVDPSVYARRPPADYLAGDDEARARAFLNAWRAPQCRAIFCSRGGYGSQRILPRIAQLDVRAQPRHLVGFSDITALHLHLAGNLRLQTWHGPVLKSFALHRDEPQGSLEHLRALLFGERPAPWSLEGMRTVHPGVARGPLLGGNLCVLVHQLSSPYCPPLDGAVLVVEDVGEVDYRVDRMLTALRMSTRGQKIAGLVLGDFADAAGVYVADSQVDDYLAALASEFECPVVVGAPVGHRSPNLALPFGAPAELNATEGRLTILT; this is translated from the coding sequence TTGACGAGCACATCCCACGATTCTCTCCCGCTGATTCACCCCGCCCCCCTCCAGCGCGGGGACCAGGTCCATGTGGTCAGCCCGGCCGGCCCCGTGATCCCGGAGCTCCTGGAAGAAGGCATCGCCACCCTCCAGGCCTGGGGCCTTGACGTGGTGGTCGATCCCTCCGTCTACGCTCGCCGCCCCCCGGCCGACTACCTGGCCGGCGACGACGAGGCCCGCGCGCGGGCCTTCCTCAACGCCTGGCGCGCGCCACAGTGCCGGGCGATCTTCTGCTCTCGCGGAGGCTACGGCTCCCAGCGCATCCTCCCCCGGATCGCGCAACTCGATGTACGGGCGCAGCCTCGCCATCTGGTGGGGTTCAGCGACATCACCGCGCTTCACCTGCACCTGGCCGGCAACCTCCGCCTGCAGACCTGGCATGGACCGGTGCTCAAGAGTTTTGCGCTCCACCGCGACGAACCCCAAGGCTCTCTGGAGCACCTGCGCGCGCTCCTCTTTGGCGAACGCCCCGCGCCCTGGTCCCTCGAAGGGATGCGCACCGTGCACCCCGGCGTGGCGCGCGGCCCCCTGTTGGGCGGAAACCTCTGCGTCCTCGTTCACCAGCTCTCCAGCCCTTACTGCCCGCCCCTCGACGGGGCGGTGCTGGTGGTGGAAGACGTCGGCGAGGTCGATTACCGCGTCGACCGCATGTTGACCGCTCTGCGCATGTCGACCCGGGGCCAGAAGATCGCCGGCCTGGTGCTGGGCGACTTCGCCGACGCCGCCGGCGTCTATGTCGCCGATAGTCAGGTCGACGACTACCTGGCCGCGCTTGCCAGTGAGTTCGAATGCCCGGTGGTCGTGGGCGCCCCGGTGGGCCACCGCAGCCCCAACCTGGCGCTCCCCTTCGGCGCTCCGGCCGAACTCAACGCCACCGAAGGCCGCCTGACCATCCTGACCTGA
- a CDS encoding DUF3108 domain-containing protein: MFAATSRHSARPLIALMLALVALSLTPLEARAQRPTKLSAVAQPGGAELTRALPATTPAPPEPRARDFRWAEEELFFSVRVNDAEAMRAGLRTGELRRNNGRVYVPLSGTAQSRGFFHAVYPLDDRANTYLDPVSFRPWRTEKRFEERGQTRVYNVDYHHPSFEARVERHRNERKSRLRTAIPERTHDMLTWLYELRSQPQLEPGQRFSFYIYDGWLLSRLDVEVAAREDILTPLGWFHTYRLDFVRHIMDADRGAIDADRGERSAPRVAMREEARHSGSLWLSRDANLIPVRVTINTPLGAGEAVLIHYKPGQGA; this comes from the coding sequence ATGTTTGCCGCCACCTCTCGCCACTCTGCCCGACCGCTGATCGCGCTCATGCTGGCGCTGGTTGCCCTGAGTCTCACTCCGCTGGAGGCCCGGGCACAGCGTCCGACCAAACTGAGCGCAGTGGCCCAACCCGGCGGCGCCGAACTCACCCGCGCGCTGCCGGCAACGACCCCGGCCCCTCCGGAACCCCGCGCCCGGGACTTTCGCTGGGCCGAGGAAGAGCTCTTCTTCTCGGTACGCGTCAACGACGCCGAGGCCATGCGCGCCGGGCTGCGCACAGGCGAACTCCGGCGTAACAACGGCCGGGTCTACGTGCCCCTGAGTGGCACCGCGCAGTCGCGCGGCTTCTTCCACGCGGTCTACCCCCTCGACGACCGCGCCAACACCTACCTCGACCCGGTCAGCTTCCGCCCCTGGCGCACCGAGAAACGCTTTGAGGAACGGGGCCAGACGCGCGTCTACAACGTCGACTACCACCACCCCTCCTTCGAAGCCCGGGTGGAGCGACACCGCAACGAGCGCAAGAGTCGCCTGCGCACAGCGATCCCTGAGCGCACCCACGATATGCTCACCTGGCTCTATGAGCTCCGCAGCCAGCCTCAGCTCGAACCCGGCCAGCGCTTCAGCTTCTACATCTACGATGGCTGGCTGCTGAGCAGGCTCGATGTCGAGGTCGCCGCGCGCGAAGACATTCTCACCCCCCTGGGCTGGTTCCACACCTACCGGCTGGACTTCGTCCGGCACATCATGGACGCTGACCGCGGTGCCATCGACGCCGACCGCGGCGAACGCAGCGCCCCCCGCGTCGCCATGCGCGAGGAAGCCCGCCACAGTGGCAGCCTCTGGCTCAGCCGCGACGCCAACCTCATTCCGGTGCGCGTCACCATCAACACCCCGCTGGGCGCCGGCGAAGCCGTACTGATTCATTACAAGCCAGGACAGGGCGCTTGA
- a CDS encoding cation diffusion facilitator family transporter: MASPDIDRLANHRAVRRVLILTLGANLVVALGKLLWGYHANIVSLQADGFHSFFDALSNVIGLIALGMAALPPDREHPYGHQKLEVAASMAIGMMILIGLLEVGRGVWAAATGEAEPQVTAGAFGVILIAILTSFVISWAEKRAAKRYDSMILASDAAHTFSDALAGIAVLIGLILIQAGVPSGDIFAALTVMLFIGMTAYRVLRDGMVVLVDAALLDADAIRQVVGDHPEVRSCHYVRSRGMPGAVHLDLHVTVDPDMRMEEAGDVLLQIKDRLYERFPEIEDVLVQLEPHHPLHYEDVPENLV; the protein is encoded by the coding sequence ATGGCCTCCCCAGATATCGACCGGCTCGCCAACCACCGCGCGGTTCGCCGCGTCTTGATTCTCACGCTGGGGGCCAACCTTGTGGTGGCGCTCGGCAAGCTCCTATGGGGCTACCACGCAAACATCGTCAGCCTGCAGGCCGACGGCTTCCACTCCTTCTTCGACGCCCTCTCCAACGTCATCGGCCTCATCGCGCTGGGCATGGCGGCCCTGCCTCCCGACCGCGAGCATCCCTACGGCCACCAGAAGCTCGAGGTGGCCGCCAGCATGGCCATCGGCATGATGATCCTCATCGGCCTGCTGGAGGTCGGGCGCGGCGTCTGGGCCGCGGCCACCGGCGAGGCCGAGCCTCAGGTGACGGCAGGCGCGTTTGGCGTGATTCTCATCGCGATTTTGACCAGCTTTGTCATCAGCTGGGCCGAGAAACGCGCGGCCAAACGCTACGACTCCATGATTTTGGCCAGCGACGCGGCCCACACCTTCTCCGACGCCCTGGCGGGCATCGCCGTGCTCATCGGCCTGATCCTCATCCAGGCCGGCGTCCCCTCCGGGGATATCTTCGCCGCGCTCACCGTGATGCTCTTCATCGGCATGACCGCCTATCGCGTGCTCCGCGACGGCATGGTCGTGCTGGTCGACGCGGCCCTCCTCGACGCCGATGCCATCCGCCAGGTGGTGGGCGATCACCCCGAAGTCCGCTCCTGCCACTACGTGCGCAGCCGCGGGATGCCCGGCGCCGTGCACCTGGATCTGCACGTCACCGTCGATCCGGACATGCGCATGGAAGAGGCCGGCGACGTCCTCCTGCAAATCAAGGACCGCCTGTACGAACGCTTCCCCGAGATCGAAGACGTCCTGGTGCAACTGGAGCCGCACCACCCGTTGCACTACGAAGACGTGCCCGAAAACCTGGTCTGA
- a CDS encoding sugar phosphate nucleotidyltransferase, with amino-acid sequence MESQGSIDTEPGQGPVALKVRRFVEKPDLATAQEYVRSGRFVWNSGMFVLRPSTLWAELERQQPELLRAFEPVRQNGARDPEIIAQAFDQAASISIDYAVMEGAAQVEVIPALFRWSDVGHWAALDEVSPTDAQGNVVRADAVLDEVKDSVVLSAGSQRVVALSGVEGLVVVDTPDALLVLPRARAQRVRDIVDHLRNAGRDELL; translated from the coding sequence ATTGAAAGTCAGGGCTCCATCGACACCGAGCCCGGTCAGGGCCCCGTCGCGCTGAAGGTGCGCCGCTTCGTAGAAAAACCCGACCTGGCCACCGCTCAGGAGTACGTGCGCTCGGGCCGCTTTGTCTGGAACTCCGGCATGTTTGTGCTGCGCCCCTCCACCCTGTGGGCCGAACTGGAGCGCCAGCAACCCGAACTTCTGCGAGCCTTTGAACCGGTACGACAAAACGGCGCTCGCGACCCCGAGATCATCGCACAGGCCTTCGATCAGGCCGCCTCCATCTCCATCGACTATGCCGTGATGGAAGGAGCCGCCCAGGTCGAGGTGATCCCGGCCCTCTTTCGCTGGTCCGACGTCGGCCACTGGGCCGCCCTCGACGAGGTCAGCCCCACCGACGCCCAGGGCAATGTGGTCCGCGCCGACGCCGTCCTCGATGAGGTCAAAGACTCCGTCGTCTTAAGCGCCGGCAGCCAGCGGGTGGTCGCCCTCAGTGGCGTCGAAGGCCTGGTCGTCGTCGACACCCCTGACGCGTTGCTGGTGCTGCCCCGCGCGCGCGCCCAACGCGTACGCGATATTGTCGACCACCTGCGCAACGCCGGCCGCGACGAACTTCTCTAA
- a CDS encoding sugar phosphate nucleotidyltransferase, giving the protein MIPVILAGGSGTRFWPLSRRARPKQLIALWGDNPMIAETYERIAGLDDQGRALLVLGQHHLALTTEALAAYQSPGLEYVVEPRARNTAPAIALAAARAEAIAGDDPIAIFPSDHFIGGTKAFEACLRLADERARQGAIVTLGVPPTRPETAPKPATATLKVRAPSTPSPVRAPSR; this is encoded by the coding sequence ATGATTCCAGTGATTCTAGCCGGCGGCTCCGGCACCCGCTTCTGGCCGCTTAGCCGCCGCGCCCGCCCCAAACAACTCATCGCGCTCTGGGGTGATAACCCCATGATCGCCGAGACCTATGAGCGTATCGCCGGCCTGGACGACCAGGGCCGAGCGCTCCTGGTACTCGGCCAGCACCACCTCGCTCTGACCACCGAGGCCCTGGCCGCCTACCAGAGCCCCGGGCTGGAGTACGTGGTCGAGCCCCGGGCGCGGAACACCGCGCCGGCCATCGCGCTGGCCGCCGCCCGCGCCGAAGCCATCGCCGGCGACGACCCGATCGCGATCTTTCCCTCCGATCATTTCATCGGCGGCACCAAAGCCTTTGAGGCCTGCCTGCGACTCGCCGATGAGCGCGCCCGTCAGGGGGCCATCGTCACCCTGGGGGTCCCCCCCACCCGCCCCGAAACNGCCCCGAAACCGGCTACGGCTACATTGAAAGTCAGGGCTCCATCGACACCGAGCCCGGTCAGGGCCCCGTCGCGCTGA
- a CDS encoding HAMP domain-containing protein — MRVRTEITSLLIALLTLQIMTSLGAIGLLSRMAPAIEQIIEENSYSIIAVEQMLVILGDAPVSQAERDRFDEALARANTNITEPEEAPALQTIEAHYQAALIGDVQARSETIAALSELASINHSSMADMDERAKRMGISGAWAAMILGVISVFLGLVFARRLLHRIVEPAEGFQATARAFNAGDLLRRVHLDAPPPEFDETARCLNTLLDAHQAQRHGGQIDATGEHLSMAGADRERRLVLALLDDLDRPAALIGPDDRILATNAAALDLPHELRIQLRQLDSLPEEERRWSARHLNDELVLATLISEPAA, encoded by the coding sequence ATGCGTGTACGTACCGAAATCACCTCCTTGTTGATCGCGCTGCTCACCCTGCAGATCATGACCTCGCTGGGGGCCATCGGGCTGCTCTCGCGCATGGCCCCGGCCATTGAGCAGATCATTGAGGAGAACTCGTACTCCATCATCGCCGTGGAGCAGATGCTGGTCATCCTGGGCGACGCACCGGTGAGCCAGGCCGAACGCGACCGCTTTGATGAGGCGTTGGCCCGCGCCAACACCAACATCACCGAACCCGAAGAAGCGCCGGCCCTCCAGACCATCGAAGCCCATTATCAGGCCGCGCTCATCGGCGACGTTCAAGCCCGCAGCGAGACCATCGCCGCGCTCAGCGAGCTGGCCAGCATCAACCACAGCTCCATGGCAGACATGGATGAACGCGCCAAACGCATGGGCATCTCCGGGGCCTGGGCGGCGATGATCCTGGGCGTCATCAGCGTCTTTCTGGGGCTGGTCTTCGCCCGCCGCCTCCTCCATCGCATTGTCGAGCCCGCGGAAGGCTTCCAGGCCACCGCGCGCGCATTCAACGCCGGCGACCTCCTGCGCCGCGTTCACCTGGACGCACCGCCCCCGGAGTTTGACGAGACGGCGCGCTGCCTCAACACCCTCCTCGATGCCCACCAGGCCCAGCGCCACGGCGGACAAATCGATGCCACCGGGGAGCACCTGAGCATGGCCGGCGCCGACCGCGAACGTCGCCTCGTACTGGCACTTCTCGACGACCTGGACCGCCCGGCGGCGCTCATCGGCCCCGACGACCGGATTCTGGCCACCAACGCCGCGGCCTTAGACCTCCCACACGAGCTACGCATCCAGCTGCGTCAGCTCGACTCCCTCCCCGAGGAAGAACGCCGCTGGAGCGCTCGCCACCTCAACGACGAGCTGGTCCTGGCCACGCTGATAAGCGAACCCGCTGCTTGA
- a CDS encoding potassium channel family protein gives MTQQVLIVGLGQFGMALARSLSSQGVDVLAVDAKEDLVQQAAGFAAEAACFNAMDEDALARAAPERRDICVCAIGDESREGAIVVTALLRKMGAQRVVARATDELLERILHLVGAHEVVNPERAFGERLATRMLYSGVLEEVPLGEDLVLTELRPPQAMLGRNLKELQLPTRVGVNVVAIRRVVEGRGTVELPEPDTVLQTDDILVVVSRSDAARQLVDWV, from the coding sequence ATGACTCAACAAGTACTCATCGTGGGGCTGGGCCAGTTTGGAATGGCGCTGGCTCGCTCGCTCTCCAGCCAGGGCGTCGACGTGCTGGCCGTCGACGCCAAAGAGGATCTCGTCCAACAAGCGGCCGGCTTCGCCGCCGAAGCCGCCTGCTTTAACGCCATGGACGAAGACGCCCTGGCCCGGGCCGCCCCGGAGCGCCGCGACATCTGCGTCTGCGCCATCGGCGACGAGTCCCGCGAAGGCGCCATCGTGGTCACCGCGCTCCTACGAAAAATGGGCGCGCAACGCGTGGTCGCCCGCGCGACCGACGAACTCCTGGAGCGCATCCTCCACCTGGTCGGCGCCCACGAGGTCGTCAACCCGGAGCGCGCCTTCGGGGAGCGCCTGGCCACACGCATGCTCTACAGCGGCGTGCTCGAAGAAGTCCCGCTGGGCGAAGATCTCGTGCTCACCGAGCTGCGCCCACCGCAGGCAATGCTCGGGCGCAACCTCAAAGAACTGCAGCTCCCCACCCGCGTGGGCGTCAACGTCGTGGCCATTCGACGCGTGGTCGAGGGACGAGGCACCGTCGAGCTGCCCGAACCCGACACCGTTCTTCAAACCGACGACATCCTGGTGGTCGTCTCGCGCAGCGACGCCGCCCGCCAGCTCGTCGACTGGGTCTGA
- a CDS encoding TrkH family potassium uptake protein, whose product MLTRPSMSRALLRAGAPSFVLAWGSTFFAPRLLSEIGSIWVGIIAALVIWMLTSARLWQRSWARALSLGTTFIGLAPTLLVSATRPGPAFLWALGFLLGGYWLLWLQESEPPDRGRWASTAVGASLGMVAVWLSEVIAVAPPTLGMSVVGASILAALALMGHCLWRCGQAPRELAGLGVVLALTGPLLLAVGASVSLAMSLWALVVILLTLRLWALDRPVTDPEAHWWEPVAANPARLLAATFLATCMVGGLFLAIPQASTHSIDLIDAFFTAVSATCVTGLVVLDTASDFSTVGQLIILALIQIGGLGIMTFSTAAFLILGKRLSMRHEGAIAQLIGERDRGQITDALRLILIVTFASEALGALILSTLWWLEGLSPSRALWEGIFTAISAFCNAGFALRSDSLVSAQNNPAILMTVGALIAVGGLGPAVVASLPRWWRGRSTSLHVRIVLTTSVLLWGLPAIFFFFSEAAHSFENLTLFDRIFNALFQSITLRTAGFNSVDFTLLHPGSVLIMIIAMFIGGSPGSTAGGIKTTTLALLFLVVKSALANQSEVEAFGYRIPQQTIFRSAAIATVGAMVGVVMTLALLITQHMPFMVAIFETLSALGTVGLSIGGTAMLDNVGKIIVMLAMFIGRIGPLTLFLLLASRPPRAGWNRPTRGLPVG is encoded by the coding sequence ATGCTGACTCGACCTTCCATGTCCCGCGCGCTTTTACGCGCGGGAGCCCCGTCCTTCGTGCTTGCCTGGGGCTCGACCTTTTTTGCCCCCCGACTCCTCTCGGAGATCGGGTCGATCTGGGTAGGGATCATCGCAGCCCTGGTGATCTGGATGCTCACCAGCGCACGACTCTGGCAACGCAGTTGGGCGCGCGCGCTCTCCCTGGGGACCACCTTCATCGGGCTCGCCCCGACACTGCTGGTCTCGGCCACCCGGCCGGGACCAGCTTTTTTGTGGGCGCTGGGCTTCCTTTTAGGGGGATACTGGCTCCTGTGGCTGCAAGAAAGCGAACCTCCGGATCGCGGACGCTGGGCGTCTACCGCCGTGGGGGCTTCCCTGGGCATGGTGGCGGTCTGGCTCAGCGAGGTCATCGCCGTAGCGCCCCCCACGCTGGGGATGTCGGTTGTAGGGGCCTCCATTCTCGCGGCCCTCGCGCTGATGGGCCATTGCCTCTGGCGTTGTGGTCAGGCCCCCCGCGAACTCGCCGGGCTGGGGGTGGTACTGGCATTGACCGGACCACTCCTACTCGCGGTGGGAGCCTCGGTCTCGCTCGCGATGAGCCTGTGGGCGCTCGTCGTCATCCTCCTCACCCTGCGCCTGTGGGCCCTCGATCGCCCGGTTACCGACCCCGAAGCCCACTGGTGGGAGCCGGTCGCCGCCAACCCGGCGCGCCTGCTGGCGGCCACCTTCCTGGCGACCTGCATGGTCGGCGGCCTCTTCCTCGCGATTCCCCAGGCCAGCACCCACTCCATCGATCTGATCGACGCGTTCTTCACCGCGGTCAGCGCCACCTGCGTGACCGGTCTGGTGGTGCTCGACACCGCCAGCGACTTCAGCACCGTGGGTCAACTCATCATCCTGGCCCTGATCCAGATCGGCGGGCTCGGCATCATGACCTTCTCCACGGCCGCCTTCCTGATCCTGGGCAAACGGCTGAGCATGCGCCACGAAGGCGCCATCGCTCAGCTCATCGGCGAGCGCGACCGCGGACAGATCACCGACGCCCTCAGGCTAATTCTGATCGTGACCTTCGCCAGCGAAGCCCTCGGGGCGCTGATCCTCAGCACACTCTGGTGGCTCGAAGGCCTCAGCCCCTCGCGAGCGCTCTGGGAAGGCATCTTCACCGCAATCTCGGCCTTCTGTAACGCCGGCTTTGCCCTGCGCTCCGACAGCCTGGTCAGCGCCCAGAACAACCCGGCCATCTTGATGACCGTCGGCGCCTTGATCGCCGTCGGCGGCCTGGGCCCGGCGGTCGTCGCCTCACTTCCCCGCTGGTGGCGAGGCCGCAGCACCTCGCTGCATGTGCGCATCGTCCTGACCACCTCCGTGCTCTTGTGGGGGCTGCCGGCCATCTTTTTCTTTTTCTCCGAAGCCGCCCACAGCTTCGAAAATCTGACGCTCTTCGACCGGATCTTTAACGCGCTCTTTCAGTCGATTACGCTGCGCACCGCCGGATTCAACTCCGTGGACTTTACGCTCCTGCATCCGGGCAGCGTCCTGATCATGATCATAGCGATGTTCATCGGCGGCTCTCCCGGGTCGACCGCCGGAGGCATCAAGACCACGACCCTGGCCCTGCTCTTCCTGGTGGTCAAAAGCGCCCTGGCCAACCAGTCCGAAGTCGAGGCCTTTGGCTACCGCATCCCCCAGCAGACGATCTTCCGCTCGGCAGCCATCGCCACCGTCGGGGCCATGGTAGGAGTGGTGATGACGCTGGCGCTGCTCATCACCCAGCACATGCCCTTTATGGTGGCAATCTTCGAGACCCTGAGCGCGCTGGGCACCGTCGGTCTGAGCATCGGCGGCACGGCAATGCTCGATAACGTGGGCAAAATCATCGTGATGCTGGCCATGTTCATCGGCCGTATCGGCCCCTTGACGCTTTTCCTCTTGCTGGCCTCCCGGCCTCCTCGCGCCGGATGGAATCGCCCCACGCGCGGGCTCCCGGTAGGCTAA
- a CDS encoding ribonuclease J, with the protein MSEQQLLPAPPRKDYLRYIPLGGLDEVGMNCSIIECNGSMLMIDCGITFPETGDFGVDIVLPDWRYVLDNLDRLDGILLTHGHEDHIGGAPFFLQEVDVPVYGGRLTLGMLNRKLQSHGLGNQVDLIEVEPGEQLEIGPFVVEFVHINHSVPNAMSIALHTPLGTAIFTGDWKIDQTPMYEPMTDLPRFSALGDQGVLALFGDSTNSEVPGFTRSERAVFQGFAEVFDEAPGRIIVAQFSSNLYRVAGLLELAHRNRRKVVLMGTSLVKNSNIARDLGFLPFPPEDVLINPEEMEKYPDKRLLIISTGSQAEPRSSLARMAFGDHRHVDVQKGDTIVLSARQIPGNEYGINSMVNALYKRGATIITADDKVIHGSGHAKQEELKLMLNLTRPTHLIPVHGEYRMRMGHANLGKDVGIEHTHLIENGDCLQFTEAGVEVIGRVHHGRMLVDGRNVGDTEDFQLRDRRKLASAGIVVAMGIVDRESGSLIAPPAVLQRGVVGSAESDDVLEQAAQAAWNGVQELSRAARGDISEVKEAIRTHIRRYISKELGRRPVVIPVVHEL; encoded by the coding sequence ATGAGTGAACAACAACTGCTACCCGCCCCCCCCAGGAAAGACTACCTGCGCTACATCCCGCTGGGAGGCCTCGACGAGGTAGGGATGAACTGCTCGATCATCGAGTGCAACGGCTCGATGCTGATGATCGATTGCGGCATCACCTTCCCGGAAACCGGCGACTTCGGCGTCGACATCGTGCTGCCCGACTGGCGCTACGTGCTCGACAACCTGGACCGTCTCGATGGCATCCTGCTGACCCACGGTCACGAGGATCACATCGGGGGCGCCCCCTTCTTCCTGCAGGAAGTCGACGTGCCGGTTTACGGCGGTCGCCTCACCCTGGGGATGCTCAACCGCAAGCTCCAGTCGCACGGCCTGGGCAACCAGGTCGACCTGATCGAAGTGGAGCCCGGCGAGCAGCTCGAAATCGGCCCCTTCGTCGTCGAGTTTGTGCACATCAACCACTCGGTGCCCAACGCCATGTCCATCGCGTTGCACACCCCGCTGGGCACGGCCATCTTCACCGGGGACTGGAAGATCGACCAAACCCCGATGTACGAGCCCATGACCGACCTGCCCCGCTTCTCGGCGCTGGGCGATCAGGGCGTGCTCGCCCTCTTCGGCGACAGCACCAACTCGGAAGTTCCCGGCTTTACCCGCAGTGAACGCGCGGTGTTCCAGGGGTTTGCCGAGGTCTTCGACGAAGCCCCCGGCCGCATCATCGTCGCGCAGTTCTCCAGCAACCTCTACCGGGTGGCCGGTCTTTTGGAGCTGGCGCATCGAAACCGGCGCAAAGTCGTGCTCATGGGCACCAGCCTGGTCAAAAACTCCAACATCGCCCGCGACTTAGGCTTTCTCCCCTTCCCTCCCGAGGATGTCCTTATCAATCCGGAGGAGATGGAGAAGTACCCCGACAAGCGCCTGCTGATCATCTCCACCGGCAGCCAGGCCGAGCCCCGCTCCTCGCTGGCGCGCATGGCCTTTGGCGACCATCGCCATGTCGATGTGCAAAAGGGTGACACCATCGTCTTGAGTGCCCGACAGATCCCGGGCAACGAGTACGGCATCAACTCGATGGTCAACGCGCTCTACAAGCGCGGTGCCACCATCATCACCGCCGACGACAAGGTCATCCACGGCTCCGGGCACGCCAAGCAGGAAGAGCTCAAGCTGATGCTCAACCTCACCCGCCCCACCCACCTGATTCCGGTGCATGGCGAGTACCGCATGCGCATGGGACACGCCAATCTCGGCAAAGACGTGGGCATTGAGCACACTCACCTCATCGAAAACGGCGACTGCCTCCAGTTCACCGAGGCCGGCGTCGAAGTCATCGGGCGAGTGCACCACGGCCGCATGCTCGTCGACGGCCGCAACGTCGGTGATACCGAAGATTTCCAGCTGCGGGATCGGCGCAAGCTGGCCAGCGCCGGGATCGTGGTCGCCATGGGCATCGTCGATCGCGAGTCGGGCTCCCTCATCGCCCCGCCGGCGGTTCTGCAGCGGGGAGTGGTCGGAAGCGCCGAGAGCGATGACGTGCTCGAACAGGCCGCCCAGGCCGCCTGGAACGGCGTGCAGGAGCTCTCCCGCGCGGCCCGCGGTGATATCTCCGAGGTCAAGGAGGCCATTCGCACCCACATCCGTCGCTACATCAGCAAAGAGCTGGGACGGCGTCCGGTGGTGATTCCGGTGGTGCACGAGCTCTAA